From Brassica rapa cultivar Chiifu-401-42 chromosome A06, CAAS_Brap_v3.01, whole genome shotgun sequence:
AGTTTGTATGTGATTTTCCTTTTTGTAaagtattatttatatattttaatattactatatattatttattatgttttcatAGTCCCTCGAGAAAATAAACATTTCAGTAATTATGTTTCGTTGGATGATTTACAAATTTAGTCGAAATCATTACTATTACAAATTTATGAACATATATAGTATGACATCATGTCAAACTGTAAATTCTTTGTAAAAAGTGAAAATTTGATTAATAGACTCTTACCGAATAACTTTCCTCAATAGTACACTCTTatgatgataattttttatCACCAAATAAAAACGAGTGGAAATATATTGGAAACTAAATAGTCAAAATTTgaccaaaagaagaagaaaagctaTATGAGGAAATTTCTATAATGATTCCAACAAGATTTTTCAACGAAATTGATAAAAAGatagaaaaaaggaaaaagagatACCCCTCTCCATCAGTTAAAGCTTTCATTAACTTCGATATCATTTCTTCCTACAATCAGCGACCAAAACATTAgttcataatataaattaaactataatacAAACTAAATTAACATTGTAGTTTTGAATtatctataataaaatttaaattatcaacAAGATCTCTGTCCAGTTCGTATATTTCCGATCTTCAAGCTGATGAAATATGATCTGCATCATcaagttttatatttatttgatcacgcttcacaatatttttaatgaactGATAACGCTTCACATTGCTCATAAAATAAAGCATAACACTATCAACCATATCGTCACATGCTATCAACTGCCTATATACTATTACTGTAATGTACTTACCATCATCAGTTACTCGAATATATATCATTatcaaaagaaaattgtttataTTCTTTCGGTGTGTgtgagaaaataaatttatttgttaGTAAACACTATTCAAcaatttgattttcaaaaaaaaataaaaatcactttttttttgttcaaaccaaCTTTCATTAATAAAACTTAGACTCCATCAATGGAGGAATTGTTCAACAGAAACAATAACACAGCCACATTAGCTAAATAAACCGCTGCAAAAGCAAAACTGATAACACAAACATAGATAAAAGCAAACATAACACACAAGCAACTTAAAAGTGAAACACCATGAATGCTACTGAGTGAGATGAAGCCACGGGAATTGGAGAACACGTTCAGTGAACTGTTACCCGAACATGCTGCAGCAACAAATGCATAGAGAGCAGCAAGAAACTTGGCTACAGAGGTGATCAAGCACCATCTTGATGAGCCTTGAAATTGTGAGGAACTCCGCAACCATAATGAGGTGTAGAGTTGCAAGAACCACCACGGCCAGACAAACAAGTCTGAAACTACGAAGCCAAGGTTGACTTTTTTAAATCCATCGCTTATCTTTTTGAGTTGTAGACCTGAAACATCAGAGAAGACTACCAACACACAAATATATTGTAATGAGCCCAAAAAGATATTTCGAACAACAACCTCATGCCGAGGTAAGTGAACCTCATACTGAGGTAAAGGAAGGCAAAACAAATGCCTAACAGCTTCGTACTGAGTTAAACAATGACTACCAAGAAGCATAAGGTCCTCATACTGAGGTAATGGTCGTGAATGGTTTCTTATACGGAGGACAAGGAATCCAAATCTAAGGTATGTTCCATCCCAAATAGAAACATCTAGACGGATCACAAGGGTCATACCTTTCCAAGTTATGCCTAAGAACTGGAAGAAAAAACGAATTTTTCCCCATATGAAATTATAGATCTGAAACCTGTAACCATCGGTAGGGAGAAGCAGAGGCTTGACAAGGTTCACTCCAAGAGAAACAATCAGCAAACAGACTGAGTCGGATGTTGTTGTACAATGAAGAGGGGACCTCGCAGCTGCTAAGGTGAAACAATGGCAGGGGAAAGAGGACAGATCCAGTGTGACGAGAGTGACAGAAGCGTCGGGAGGATCAGGAGGGTCGGGAGCAGAGACCCCAGTGAGTAGATCTAGAGGAAAAACAAACGGCGGTGGCTCAGGAGGTGGGGGAAGGAGCAACAGTGACTCTGAACCCCGAAAGAGCAGCATCAAACCCATGGAAGAAAGGAAGAGGAGGGAGACAGAAGAGATTCTCACCGGTGGGCGAGAGGCCACACCGACGGCGGCAGATTAAAGTAGAAAACCCTAATcgctttggaaaaaaaataaaaatcactattcaacaaaaaaaactaaggaACCAGTCAACCAGATATGCTAAACAAATTGATATATATACTCGAAcaaaccattaatttttttttaactaaacaaaacattaaatacttttataattaagaattgatgatgatgatatacatatataaattgtaCATGTGTTGTGTTTGGGTTTAATATACtttcttgatgatgatgatgatgatgattgtatacatatatatatatatatatacagtgtACATGTGTGTGTTTATATACTTACTTTCTTGGCTTACCGGAGATTTAGGTTATCAAGTTAACGCTTGGTGCTAAAACGCAAAACGTGTAAGTTGAGGGGAATGAAGCCTGGTCCGACtatcattatcattatcatcatcatcatcaacatcacAATGATCATATTTAATGGTCTCGAGCCAAGCATCATCCACCTGAACTTTTGGCtcagagagagaaaagaagattAGAGAGAAGTTAGAGAAACTAAACGGCCATGCATTTTATTTATTCTAGGATGGGCCCTTTATATTCTGCGAAAGGCATGGAGGATGGtttcttttaccatttttattcttttcaaaACCATTGAATTGATATTTGTAGAAAGAGAATTGTGTAATAATAAACGTAaccatttcaaaaaaaagtacAGTATATGATATGTTGGGaaactaaaaattttaaattttttttatcataatcttataataaattaatttgttACTCTTAGACAAATGTGACAAATGGAAGCACAAAATTTTGAGTGAATATTCCAATTTCAGATGTTCAGAATGCACGAGCAAGTTCGGTATACCTAAGATTCAAGATACATGTATGATCTCTAACTATACACCAGCATTATCTTTAAGACCAGAACTGTAAGCTACTGACAAGTTTGGTATGAAATAAGACGTATTTCTATTTATACAATCACATTCAACTTTTAgactttttttctattttaaagtcagaaagtaaaaaagaaaaggaagagaAAATGTATCTTTTGACATCCAACCATTCATAATACTATTAGCTGCATAAAAATTAGATCCCTATCACAATCTTAGAGCTAACTAACATTCACAACTTGTGCCATCTTCTACAAACGTCACATCATTAACTGTAACAGAAATATTATATAACAACAGTGACAGAGAACTTGATAAGTGATATAGCCAcaacatttattaaatttttttacattGTCAAAGATACATTTGAAGCACAAAGACAGAAGGAACAGTTCAGAATGTGCAAAGCTTTTCTGGATGGAAATGAAGGTTTGCATCAGTCTATTGAGAGCTTGGCCAGTGTGAGGGAAAGTACCTTTACTCCATTAGACATGTCTTCAGGAGATGAATATTCTTCAGGTTTATGGCTATATCCTGCAAGAAAAATCACACaaccaaaaacaatattaaTGGCAACGCTGATCCGATTAAGATCACGGACTTATTGATTCACGTGTATACCTTTGTAGCACGGGATGAATATCATACCCATTGGAGATATCCTGGAAACAGCAAAATTCAACAAAGTTCAACGTCACTCTTAAAGAAAGTAGACTGATGATTTGACAAAAGGGTATATTAAGTGttcccatttaaattattttaatgtaatgagttgttgttgttgatattGCTCAATTTGACAAGTTTAAAGTTGTTATTACAAACATGAAACATGGAGATTTTGGTAGTACCTGGCCATGAAGAGAGAATCATGATAAGCTCGGCTTATCATCATCTTGTGTGATAAGTTAAGCTCTGTGCTTGCCTCTGCCATTTTCTTGATTACTAGCTTGTCTGAGAGAGCCGGTGGATCTTGATTTACAATCTTGAATTCTGTTAGCTTCACTTTTCGTTTTCGAGCTATCGTGTAGGCAGATTCCTGTATTTTCTTGATCACAGTGTTTCTTCTCGCTTCATCAATATCTCTTGTATCTTCAAAAGACcaggaaaaaaaagaactatACCCTCAGATTCTCTATTAATATGTGTGAAGGAAACATGGAATCCATACCGATTTCAAGATGAGATTTGCTTGGAATGCTGTTGATTGCTCCAGGATGTAGCTCCAGAATACCTTAAAAACCGCAACGATTCATTCATCTTGTGAATAAGTTCTTGTGGAATCATCAAGTGAGGCAAAACTTACCAACAGTTCCTACAGTATCTATTGATTCTGATTCTAACACATGTTTCTCCACAGCAAGAGCCAACTCTGCAGCCGCAAGCCCGGCATCATTTCTGAAAAATATAGTCATTTGTGGATTTAATTAGTGGTTTAACCAGATGGCTTATATCTTATAATATAAGTCACCTATATGGCATAAGCACAGCACCAGCGTGACCTCCATTGCCTTCAAATTCAACCTTCAAACTTGCTGGAGCAGCAATGGCGGTTACCACACCGATATCTAAACCTGAGGTGATATAAGATTGGTTACTAGTAAGCAGACAGACAAAAGCAAAAACTTGTTTTGTATGGATAAAATGGTACCTTCATCTTCGAGTATAGGTCCTTGTTCGATATGCAACTCTATAAAAGCAAAATAGCTTCCTTTCTTCAAGAACACACTCGAAaagtcttcatcttcatcttctgcgTACCCAGCTGATTTAGCTGCTTCTATAAAGGATACATTCTGTCCATCAACAACTCTAGTCTTTAGTGCTTCCGCAAGTTCTTTGCTTCCAGCGAGTAAGCGGCTGTATCATTCAGGaagtaaaaagacaaaaaaagcATCAAAACCTGTGTGTTTTGCTCAGAGAATAAAGAGTTACACTACCTTCCTAAACAACTGATCCCAAATCGGGTAGGTTCTTCAGATGTGAACAAGATTATCTCCAAAGACCTCTTCGGTTTAAACCCCGACCTTTTAAGATAACAAAAAAGACCTGAGTGGAGGGGAGTTTTGCtttcattaaattaaatttcagACGCTTCATTCATACCTTTTCAATACATTGATCGCTTCAATGGCACCCAAAACACCAACAACGCCATCATACTTCCCTGAATATGGAATAGCATCGATGTGAGAGCCAGTGGCTACAGCAGGAAGACTTGGCTCTGAACCATCCCTAAGTTAAAAgagatataataaaaaaaatcaaaaactaaccaacataataaaggagacagagagagagagagagagagacacaaaccATTTGCCAAATATGTTACCAACAGCATCCTCTCTAACAGAGAGTCCAGCAAGTGTCATCAAAGTCTTCACATACCTTCAGAGTAAACTCAAatccaaattaaacaaaaaacaaaaaaaaaatacatccttTCCTCCTTTGGTGATGCCTATTTACATACATACCTTCGTGCCAAGACATCTTTGTCAGTGTAGAGAACTCTTGTGACCGATGGAGAAGGAGCATCAGAGAAACGAGACAGCTCTTCTATCTAAAAATCAAAACCGAACAACATCTATTAATCTAGAACAACACTTCAAAAGATTGAAAGATCGCTCCTTTGAACCTGTTTTTGAAGTCCTGGAGCATCAACGGAGAGTGAGGAAGCGAGACTGATGGATCCGAATTGACCCGGTTCGTGAATTGGGTATCCGGAGAAATCCTCCATTGTTCTAATCGTTGGGTTTGGTTCATGTTGTTGTTGAGCTGAGCTTGAAGGTAGCTGAGACCAGACAAGGGAGATAAGCAGAAGAGCAACAAAGCAGAAGCGAGTCTTCGATTCTAAagattccattttttttttgccttcaGTGTTTGATTCTGAGTTCTTTAGTTTGGTATTTGTGTTTTcgagaaattaattaattaacctAATAGTTAAATTGGTATCAACATATTCTCCAAATTGTTTAATTGAGAAGATCAAACTCAGTGGGAATCTGACGCACAGTGTTTTGTTTGTACCCTATACCTCTTTGTCTCTATCTCATGATATCATTGTGAGATATTTAGTTTATTGTATGTCTAGGAATCTTTTTCTAGGGGGTTAATTGTTTTAGTCGAAAGTTTTGGTCTCTTCCTCTAAATAAAAGACCATTTGCTTTGTCCTCATCGATAGAGCTGTAAACTGGGCGAGCCCATGTCCATTAGCCCATATCTATTTGTCCATTCATTGTTTGTGGACAGCAAAGTGACCATGTCCATTAAGAACCATGTCCATTAAAGACCATATCCACTAACACCCATATTTTTATGGGCTGCCATGGGGTCCATAATgaccatataaaaaaattttaaattttaatttataagcatacaattatatataaaagttcataaaattaaaattcatccaTAAATTCAAAAGTACAACAATACATAAGTTCATAAATACAACAAttacggttttggtgggaaaaattgattttgcagttttggcggaaaaactcgattttgcagttttgacggaaaaactcgattttgcagttttgacggaaaaactcgatttttcagttttggcggaaaaaattcatttttgcggttttggcggaaaactcgattttctgattttggcagagaaactcgatttttcggttttgccATGGGGTATATAATgaccatataagaaaattttaatttataagcaTACAATTACATATACaagttcataaaattaaaattcatccaTAAATTCATAAGTACAATAATACATAAGTTCATAAGTACAAcaatttcggttttggcgagaaaaatcgattttgcggttttggcagaaaaactcgattttccggttttggcgggaaaattcgaTTTTGCGTTTTgaagaaaaactcgattttctgGTTCTGACGGGAAAATTTGATATTAATTTAAGCGAAAAAATCGATTTTACGAGTTTAGCGgaaaaacttaaattttataaacgtTAGGTTTTGTGACCATTGGACAGTCCACGTTCATAAAGCCCAAAACCAATAAAAACCATTTTCTTAATGGTCTTCCACATTTTGTCCAATGAAAACTAATGGGAAAAATAGGTTTGTCCATATTAAGCCTGTTTGTATATGGACATGGGCAACCATTGGACGGCCCGCCCATTTGACACCTCTACTCATCGACCGTTTCAGGCTTTTGTATCAATCATTTCTTGAAAAGCCCAATTGGTTGGATCCTACAGGTTAGCATTTCTAGAATTCTAGTCCTAAATAGAGCAGTGTCATTTCGTACCTGAACGAGATACAAACACGTAAAACTCGTTTTCTACCATCCAGTTCGACATTCTACAAGCTGCAAACCAAGTCTTTGTGTGTAATTCTACCATACATAACTCAGTGTAGCAGCTTTGACATCTTCTCCCGGTCATATGTATTGATGAAAATCCCACTGCCTTGCTCACAGTCCAGTTCACTTTATTGGAGCTTAAATGTAAGGAGGAAGGGAAGACTAAGCGATATTTCAAATCATGGAGCTTAAATGTAACATCAGCCTCCCACAACAATTCGGAGAGCCATGAAAGGCAAGCCACCGTTGTTGGATCAAACTTGGAAAAACTTGAGACGCAAGATATCTCTTTCATACCGAGATATGGattaggaaaaagaaaaaaactataatgtttaggagttatctaaaCATTAGATATCTAATGTGTTTAGGAATTATATTTCACTGTGAAAGAAGATGCCAAGAAGTGGCATAACTTACAAGTTTGAGACCTTTAGTTTAGAGAGATTTTCTAAAGCAATACAAGATTGATTTGTTCTTAAAGTGTTTGATTCAATAATTGGTTTCAGAGAATTCTACTGAATTAAACACCCTTGGAAGACACATGTGACGTTACTTTACAAACCGTAAATGAACGAAGCCGTTACAAGATGAAGCAACAACATGTGGGAGATAGTTGTTGGCAACAAGCAATACGAAGGGAAGCAGTCCTTCGACTATACAGTGTCCATTGCTATACCGTATGGACCATGCGGACGAAAGTGGTGTTAAAGTTTCACAAAGTATGGGAGACCACAAGGGCGAAGCTAGAAGTTAATTACAGTGGGGCCATGaggtaaagaaaaataattaatgggTGCACCAATATAAGTTTTTCACAATTATCTAACTATTATTGTAACTTTGccttagaaaaatatgaaaatacaagAAACTAGTGGGTGCATCACCTAGTCTTCCCTTGCTTGCTTCGCCACTGGGAGACCATTGATCCATGGAAAGACGAAGGAGTGAAGAATGATATGGCTCGAGCTCTTCTCTTCCAATACATACCGGAATCGTTAATACTACAAGTTGGAAATCTTGAAACTGAAAAAGCAGTATGGGAAACTATAAAAACAAGATATTTGGGAGCTGATAGAGTCAAAGAAGCTAGATTACAAACTCTAATGGCTGATTTAACAGAATGAATATGAAAGATACCGAGACAATTGATAGTTTTATCGGCAAACTTTTGGAATTGTCTACAAAATCAGCAGCCTTAGGCTAACATATTGAGGAACCAAAACTTGTTAAGAAATTTCTTAACAGTCTACCAAAAAAGAAATACATACACATAAAAGCAGCACTTGAACAAGTCCTCGATCTCAATGAAACGAGCTTTGAAGACATTGTGCGAAGGTTGAAAGTGTACGAGGGACGAATatacgacgaggaagaagataaaggaaatGATCAAAGTAAGCTTATGTATTCTAATGCTGACTTGCAAGCATACCAAAGGTCCGAGTCAGGCAGAGGAAGAGGGTATGGTGGACAGTTCTTCAATCGTGGAAGAGGCCGAGGTCGCTATGGAGGATacaaacaagagagagagataaattaACGATCGTATGCAGTGCCGCTCATGGGCACTTCTTATACGAATAAATATTTTTCGAACGACATGCAGTGCCGCTCATCGGCATAAGCCAATATTCAAGTGTTGGTCTATGGTCCataattgtttctttttaataaatacATAGAAATAGACTTCAAATTTTGTTATTGAAACTCTTAATAAATCGTCCTCTACAATTTTAGGACTACATGATCTTCTTCAGAACAAGTgtttctgtgttttttttttgctaaaaagtgTTTCTGTGTTTTAAGGtttgatataatttattcaAATTTGTGAGCCTATTAGAGTCACCATACATTAATTTCATTATTCCAATTACATAGCAAATGCAACAATCTGGTTACAATAAGAAAATACAAATGGAGGCATTTAATACGCCTCAAATCCTTATAACAATATTCACGAAAACCATACCTTATATAACACATACGTTAGTTACCTTAGTACCTTACATAATAAGATCcatatttattcttttttttgtaaagaggCATAAGATCCATATTTATTCACCCAAACAGAGTGTATAATAACTGATTTAGCCGACGAAAGGGGTTTGTGTGACAATGCCACAGTCATTGACACGAACATAAACCCTTTCACAAACCACAACAGCCAAAACAATAGCGTCTTCAGATATAATCTCAGCCTTCACTTTGGTATTCTCTCTATCAATTATATCTTttgcttcttctcctcttttcCCCACCAATTCAGGCCACGAGCTCTTCATCCCTTCACCTGCGGTGTCTGTACATATACATGCCCACGTatataataaatacattatGCTACGTTACCTGATTTCTTATGATaatgcattttgcatacatacgCCTTTTAGCATGagcatttattatttttatattttgtatataaatttgaactctatatttttattaataaatattatatatatatatatgtatatatatgtaaatatatatagtccCAAAGATTGATTTTTAagcttttcacacatattaaaagatCAGATACATACTTAATGTTTTATTCTTCCTAAGAAAattcaacttttattttttaaaattttaatttatgttttaattttagagtaaaatgCACTAATTAAATTCTGAAATCAATCTTTGTatacaaaacatataaaacacaatcctttttatacatatatatatatatatctatattattaaaactgaagtacactttagtaatgtttggaaacatgaatagtactataactgaaaattgtttggaaacgaagatagcagtactacattaattgtatttccatatttcactcatattaattatattgtcttaacaatatttcacatcattaattatattaccataataataatagtgtagattttatttagtagttaatcaatattagttttgtgtcaattataaaatcaaaaaaagtaaaataactgagttttgcataaggttaagcgtttgttttaatttgttttactataacatttttttttcaatcagtgaaaaattacgtagccaaaaacataattcaaaaacatgtttagtgaataaaatcataacttaaatcaaaataataaaaatgaattacattcattgtcacttaatttttcactcaatataattgcttactaaataaaaaaactctttcagtttcacttaatttagcaaaacacataaaaaatatcatttatattagtttataaaatcagttaggcatgaacactaaatatccacttaggtacgagtcgttcctttcgggtatcgttttattttgttttaaaattactcactccttgaatattataaatttatgtgtaggttttgagttgaatccttttgagtctggatgagtttggttctgatgtatatgaccctaaaatatctaaataaccaatgtatttgaaacggatttggatatttgtaccaaaaataaccatattatctgattcgatctggatcttttgaatacaattagttatattacgacatatctaaaatataaaacactaattatgaaaaacaaatattaatgtataaaaatataagtatagttttattttagtaatttcattaattatattactttaacaatatatcacatcattaattatatttaccgtaaaagtaataatgtagatttttatttattagttaatcaatattaactttgtgcaattataaaaaaaataaaaatgtaagataaccgagttttgcatatggttaatagtttggtttaatatgttttactaaaattttttttgtcttagttccaattggtgaaaaattacatagcaaaacacataattcaaaggcatagtttatatgaacaagataataatttaaatcaaaataattataaagtattacatttattatcacttaatatttcacttcatataactattttattaaataaaaaattctttctatttttcttatttttgccaaatatatagaaagagttttctttttaatctatttgcaaaatcagttaagtatggacattcggatactcattgaggtacaagttgtttctttcgggattaatttttttggatttttaaattaggcgccacttggatattataaatttatgtatgatgcttgagttggatcctctcgggtctgaatgattttgattttgatgtgtagaaatataaaaatatttaattaaccaatgtatctgaaaagagtgtatatttgtaccaaaaataatcttattacccgattcaatccaaatattttgaatacaattagttatacgacgacacatcttaaatatataacactaatgataaaataacaaataatttataaaaccgtaaaaattaacacccgcacgggcgtgcgggtcaatctctagtatatattatctcattttaaaaaacaattgtaCATAATcttcaaatattattttcaaatagttTGAGATGGATATAGGCTATAGTATAgctgatatatatattacagaaGATGTGtgcatatgaaaaaaaaaatttcttatatcacaatactaaaaggccAATACGATGAGTTTTTACGCTGCCACGTCACCAAAAATAATCAGCCAATCAAGACATTTCGTTTGGACACGTCAGCCGGGCCTCACAATTGCTTTTTTAATTGGCCCAATTGGAcccaaaacacacaaaaaaaacacgGGATGAAGCTTCGCTTCACCTCTACCAGTTCGTCTTCTCCAATTGAAGAGCAAAGAAACCGAGTAGTAATCAAGCCATTTCTACACAATCAATACGTTCTTAATGATTTCGTTCCATCTCCCTCTTTGGATTTGTCCGATCGATTAGATCTTCGTAATTAGATCTGAAATTCTCGAGCTTTAGGTCAACTGGTTTCGTCTCTGTGCAGTTCAAGGAGCTAGCTCAGGCTTATGAGGTTCTCAGCGATCCGGAGAAGCGTGAGATCTATGATCAGTACGGTGAGGATGCGCTCAAGGAAGGAATGGGTGGTGGAGGCGGTGGTCATGACCCCTTTGATATCTTCTCCTCTTtatttggtggtggtggtggacacCCTTTCGAAGGTTAGTCTCTCATCTCCCAATCGGTTTTGAGTTTTTGACTTTTGAATAGATGATaaaggtttgatttttttggttttgattagGTAGCAACAGCCGTGGAAGGAGGCAGAGGCGTGGTGAAGATGTTGTTCACCCTCTGAAGGTTTCCCTTGAGGATCTTATCTCGGGACAACGAAGAAGCTCTCGCTTTC
This genomic window contains:
- the LOC103827965 gene encoding ureidoglycolate hydrolase — translated: MESLESKTRFCFVALLLISLVWSQLPSSSAQQQHEPNPTIRTMEDFSGYPIHEPGQFGSISLASSLSVDAPGLQKQIEELSRFSDAPSPSVTRVLYTDKDVLARRYVKTLMTLAGLSVREDAVGNIFGKWDGSEPSLPAVATGSHIDAIPYSGKYDGVVGVLGAIEAINVLKRSGFKPKRSLEIILFTSEEPTRFGISCLGSRLLAGSKELAEALKTRVVDGQNVSFIEAAKSAGYAEDEDEDFSSVFLKKGSYFAFIELHIEQGPILEDEGLDIGVVTAIAAPASLKVEFEGNGGHAGAVLMPYRNDAGLAAAELALAVEKHVLESESIDTVGTVGILELHPGAINSIPSKSHLEIDTRDIDEARRNTVIKKIQESAYTIARKRKVKLTEFKIVNQDPPALSDKLVIKKMAEASTELNLSHKMMISRAYHDSLFMARISPMGMIFIPCYKGYSHKPEEYSSPEDMSNGVKVLSLTLAKLSID
- the LOC103827967 gene encoding glu S.griseus protease inhibitor, which gives rise to MSDVCQDTAGEGMKSSWPELVGKRGEEAKDIIDRENTKVKAEIISEDAIVLAVVVCERVYVRVNDCGIVTQTPFVG
- the LOC103827966 gene encoding chaperone protein dnaJ 2, which gives rise to MGGGGGGHDPFDIFSSLFGGGGGHPFEGSNSRGRRQRRGEDVVHPLKVSLEDLISGQRRSSRFLGRHCARSVTERVRCLELR